TGATACCGGTAGTGATCAGCCCGGTGCCGAGTGATTTGGTGAGAAACAGGATATCGCCTGCTTTGGCCCCGGCATTGGTGATGACGTTGGCAATATCGATGATACCGGTCGCCGCCACGCCGTATTTCAACTCGTTATCTTTGATCGAGTGACCGCCCACGATAACCGCGCCGGCTTCTTCGATCTTCTCCGAGCCGCCCCGAAGGATTTCTGTCAGGATCGAGATGGGCATCTTGCTGACGGGAAAGCCGACAATATTCAACGCGGTGAGCGGCTTGCCACCCATTGCGAAAATATCCGAGAGCGCGTTCGCCGCCGCGATCTGCCCGAAATAGTACGGGTCATCCACGATGGGCGGAAAAAAGTCCACCGTCTGCACCAGCGCCTGTGTGTCGCTGATACGAAACACGCCCGCATCGTCCGCCTTGTTGAATCCGACCAGCAGATCCGGGTGGCTGGACTGGGGCAGGCTCAAGAGTGCTTCCGCCAAAACCTTTGGCGCCAGTTTGGAAGCTCAACCCGCACAGGCCACTTCGGCCGTGAGCTTGATCTCGGTCAATCGACGCAGGTCATCCACGTCGCCAACATAACACAATGACACTCAAGGGGCAAGACTGCCTGCCGGAGTTCAATTACTGCACAGCAACGGAAGGCTGCCGCACGGTCAACTCTTTGCCGGTCTTTCCGATAAAGTAACAACCGGCCGTTTTTGTGGGCTGCCCCGGCCGGGCGGTCCGATGGTCGGAAAACGGCGCGTTTGGAATTCTGCATGGCGAGGCATGGATGGGACAGTTGAACGACAGCAAGAAGATTCGCCTTGATGAGATCCTCCTTCGAGATAAACTGATCACCGAACCGCAGCTCACCGAAGCACTGCAGTGCCAGAAACTGTACGGCGGCAAGCTGGGAACACAGCTGCTCCAGAACGGGTTCCTCGACGAGGCCACCCTGGTGAGAGTGCTCGCCGGCAAACTCGGCTGCGAGGGAGTGGTGCTGTCGCAGGTGGAGATTTCGGACGATGTTCTGCCGTTCATCCCGGTGACTGTCGCGGTGGCGCGGCGGGTGATCCCGTTCGAGTATGACCCGGGCGAAAACCTGCTAAAGGTCGCCTGTGAGGATCCGACGAATGCCGACCTGATCAACGAGCTGAAATTCGTCACCGCCGGAAAGACGGTTAAACTGTACGTTGCAGCGGAGCTCGCTCTCAATGCCGCCATCGCCAAGCATTATCTGGGACGGGAAAATACCGCCGAGGTTCCGCCCAGTATCGGCTTCACTGAAATG
Above is a window of Candidatus Zixiibacteriota bacterium DNA encoding:
- the selD gene encoding selenide, water dikinase SelD, with the translated sequence MAPKVLAEALLSLPQSSHPDLLVGFNKADDAGVFRISDTQALVQTVDFFPPIVDDPYYFGQIAAANALSDIFAMGGKPLTALNIVGFPVSKMPISILTEILRGGSEKIEEAGAVIVGGHSIKDNELKYGVAATGIIDIANVITNAGAKAGDILFLTKSLGTGLITTGIKRNAVSAELTEIVTKSMAALNRTAAELMHKHHAHAGTDITGYGLLGHAYEVASASNVSIRIFSGALPLLPEVKTLAAAGMIPGGANDNRAYLESHVAMASAIDKNLEHVLYDPQTSGGLFIAVAPEHAPGLSRDLKSAGLPYAHVGVVESLQKYHLIIE